The genomic stretch CGCGCGTGATCCTGCCTCCTGCTGATCCGAAGACGATGGGGCGGACGGCGACGGAATTGGGATTCAGCGCTGAGCAACTGCAAGAGACCTTTCTGGAGCAGGTGGGGATGATCGGGTGTGCGACGCCATTGCTGCTGCTGAGCGCGGCGCTCGAACAAGCGCGACCCGGAGATCGAATTCTCCTGGTCGGATATGGAAGTGGCGCTGATGCCGTGTTGTTAGAGGTGACTCCTCGGATCAAGGACTATGTGGTGCGTGATCCGATCGCGGCACAACTTCGGCGCGGGCTGCGATTCCCGTCCTACGAGCGATTTCGAAAGGCGCGGGAGTATTTTCGGCATCACGAGGATGGGCCGGTCCTGTCGAACATCTTTTACGAGAAGGAAGAGACGCGCACGATTCGTCTGCGGGGCACAGAATGTGGAGAATGCGGCTTGCGGCAGTTTCCGCCGACGTTCATTTGCCAAGGATGCCGCAGCACGACGGGATTGCGTGAAGTCCCGCTCGGGCGGCGGGGGGAAGTATTCACTTACACCGTGGATTGGCTGGCCGCTTCGCCCATGCCGCCGACGGTCTTGGCAGTGGTGGATGTCGAAGGGGGAGGGCGACTCTATTTGCAAATGACCGACGTCGAACCTTCAGAGGTGCGAATTGGGATGCCGGTGCGGTTGACGCTGCGGCGGCTAGGGGTCGGAGGCGGCCTCTACCACTACTATTGGAAGTGTCGACCAGAGGGAGGGAGCGATGGCTGAGAGTCTGAAGGACAAAGTGGCCATCATTGGGATCGGATGCACGAAGTTCGGCGAGTTGCATGACAAGAGCCTATCGGAATTGATGGCCGAAGCCGCATTCGCCGCCTACGAGGACGCGGGGATCGAGCCCGAGCGTGTGGAGGCCGCGTGGTTGGGGACATTCTCGCCGGGATTCGGTGGAGGGAAAGCGAGCGTCACCTTGGCTGACGCGCTGCGACTCTATGGGAAGCCGATCACGCGAGTGGAGAACTATTGTGCGACGGGAACGGATGCCTTTCGGAACGCATGCTTGGCGGTGGCGGCTGGGGTGTACGAAGTCGTATTGGTCGTGGGAGCGGAGAAACTGCGCGATCGTCCCGTGCGGGGATTGCAGCGGGAGGGCACGCATCCGTATCTGGAAGCGGGCTCGACGCCGCCGGGCCTTTTCGCTTTAGCCGCGAATCGCTACTTCCATCGCTTCGGTGGAGATCGGCGCACGCTGGCGAAGGTGGCCGTCAAGAATCATCATAACGGCTCTCTCAATCCGAAGGCCCACTTTCGGATGGAAGTGACCGAAGAGCAAGTCCTGGCCGCGCCGATCATCGCATATCCGTTCGGACTCTATGACTGCTGTCCGACGACCGATGGAGCCGCGGCCGTCATCATCTGTCGCGCCGATCTCGCGCGGCGGTTCCGAGAGGATCCGGTGTACGTTAAAGGAATCGGATTGGCCGTCGAGACGGGATGGCCGTTCTTCGATCCAACGTTCGAATACGTCGGGTTTCCAGCGACGGTGGCGGCAGCGGCCGAGGCATATCGTATGGCGGGGATTCGGAATCCGGCGCAGGAGATCTCCGTCGCGGAAGTGCACGATTGCTTCACGTGGACGGAGATCTCAAATTACGAAGACTTGGGCTTCTGCAAGAAGGGGGAGGGACGATACTTCATCGAAGAGGGGCGGAGTGCGCTCACGGGCGATCTGCCGGTGAATCCGAGCGGGGGACTAAAATCGTTCGGCCATCCCATTGGTGCCAGCGGCGTGCGCATGCTCACGGAGATCGTCCTGCAATTGCGCGGACAGGCCGGGGCCCGACAGGTGAAGAACGCCGAGCTCGGGCTCGTGCACAATCTCGGAGGACCAGGCTCGGTCGCCTGCGTCGTCGTCTTAGGACGCTGATTCCCAGCGATCCTCTCACAAAGCCCTGAACGCTCGTGTGCCTTTGAAAGGAGGAGGAATGCGCGTCGTCGTCTGCGTGACACAGATCTTAGATCCGGAGATTCCGCCCAGTGAGTTTCGGCTCGATTCAGGACGAAAGACAGCAGCCGAAGGGATCGGGCAGTTGGTCATCAGCATCTTCGATGAAAACGCACTGGAAGTCGCCTTGCAACTGCGGGAGCGGATGGCCGATCGCGAACCGGTGGAGATCATCGCCCTCACGGTCGGCCCGCCCTCGACGGCAGATGTGTTGCGGAAAGCGCTCAGCTTGCGCGCCGATCGCGCGATCTTGATCTCAAGCGAGGATGGTCCTTCACTTGACGGGTTCGTCGTCGCTCGCCTCCTAGCGGCAGCGGTGGAGAAGCTCCTTCCGGTGGATCTCGTCCTCTGTGGGCGTGAGACCGGAGATTGGCACGGTGGGCTGGTCGGATCGTTCCTGGCCGAAGCACTCGGGTGGACCTGTGTGAACTTCGTTTCGCGCGTCGAGGTGGCGGAGGACGGCTTCCTCATGCGGCGGCAAACGGACGAAGGATGGGAGATCGTGCGCGCGATGCGACCAGCGGTGGCAACGATCACGAACGACGAGGCGAACGTCCCGCGTTTGCCGAAAGTCCGAGACACGATGATGGCAGCGCGCGCGTCGATCCCCGTGTGGACGGTCTCAGAGTTAGTGGGGGGGACGGTCGAGCTTTGGGGAGCGAGCGAACGTCTGCAATTGCGAGAGTTGGTTATCCCGAGCACGTCGAAAGCGTGCGAGTGGATCGAGGGGGAGACCGTGGGGGAGAAGGCCGCACACCTTGTGCGGGCACTGCGGGAGCGGCGAATTCTCTGAGCGAGGAAAGCATATGCGTGTCATCTTGGTCGTCCTGCCAACACTCGAGGTCGGGCGGAGCGAGCGCGAAGCGATCGGCGCAGCCCGCCTCCTCGCGACCGCGTTCGATGCCGAAGTGAACGTGGCGCTCATCGGTCCGGCTGCGGAATCCATCGCCGAGCGTCGAGAGGACGTGAGTCCAACGTCCGGGGCATCGGCGAGCACGTGCGCATTCCTCGTCCTCCATCCGATGCTCCGGGAATATGCGCCTGAGCTATACGTGAGCGCCACTGAGCAGTTGCTGACGACGGTTCGACCGGACGTGATCCTCTTCCCCGGTCGGACGATCGCGTTGGAGATCGCTCCGCGATTGGCCTATCGGTTAGGGGCGGCGATCGCGACTGACGTCATCGGGCTTCGGGCTGAAGATGGGGCGGTGGTTATCACGAAACCCGTCTATGGGGGGAAGGCCCATGCCGTGTTGGTCGCTCCTCAGCCGCCTGTCGTCATCTGCGTGCGCCCCCGCGCATTCGATCCATTTGAAGGAGATTTCATTGGGGAACGGTTAGAGCCGATCGAGGTGACGCTCGACCCATCGAGCGCTCGGACGCGCATCGTCGAGCGGATACGCGAGGAGTCGGCGACCGCCGTCCCGCTCGAAGAAGCACGGATCGTTGTGGGTGGTGGGCGAGGCATAGGGGGGCCTGAGGGCTTCCGACAGCTTGAAGAACTGGCGCGCTTATTGGGCGGAGCCATTGGGGCTTCGCGCGCGGCGTGCGATGCCGGATGGGTGCCGGCCAGTTGGCAGATCGGACAGACGGGAAAGAAGATCGCGCCTGATCTCTATGTTGCCGTCGGCATTTCTGGGGCTAGCCAGCACGTCGTCGGGATCTCCGGGGCCAAGTGCATCGTCGCCATCAACACGGATCCGCGCGCGCCGATCTTCAAAGTGGCTGATCTGGGGATCGTCGAAGCTTACGAGAACATCGTGCCGGCCCTGATCGAAGAGGTGAAGCGTTTGGGTGCGGCGGAACGGACATGAGCGCACGAGGAGGGAGGAATGGGCGGACAGACCGTACAACTCACAGTGAGCGAGGCCGTGGCCAGGGTGACGCTTCATCGGCCAGAGGTGTTGAATGCCATTGATGCTGCATTGGCAGCCGAACTGCGGAATGTCTTTCGAACCCTTCAGGCACGGGAAGACGTTCGCGCGGTGATTCTCACTGGAGCTGGGCGAGCGTTCTCGGCGGGAGCTGATTTGAAGTATCTCGAGCGGCGATTGGAGGAAGGCGCCTCGGCCGATCACTTATTGGACGAATTACTCGGTCCCTTGAATGACGTGATCCGTATCATTCGCGGGATGCCGAAGATTGTCATCGCCGCCATTCATGGGGTTGCTAGCGGCGGAGGCTGTAATCTCGCGCTCGCATGCGATTACCGATTGGCGGCCGCGGGGACGCGCTTCAATCAAGCGTTCGTGCGACTGGGGATCGCACCGGATTGCGGAGGAACGTTCATCGTGCCGCGGTTGATCGGATGGGGGAGAGCCTTCGAGTGGATGGTGAGTGGCGAGTTGATCGAAGCGGAGGAAGCAGCGCGATGGGGGCTCATACATCGTGTGGTTCCCGAAGAGGTGTTGCTTGACGAAGCGCGCGCCTTCGCCGCCCGCATCGCGCAAGGACCGATGCAGGCGCTCGTCACCATCAAGCATCTGCTGATGGCGAGCCTCACGGCTTCGTTGGACGAGCAGTTGGAGCGCGAACGGCAGCTCGTCGGTAGGCTCGCGGCGACCGATGACTTTCGCGAAGGCGTGCGCGCCTTCATCGAGAAGCGGTCGCCGCGCTTCCGCGGTGGTTAAATCGTCGTTGATTCGATTCTCTCCATTCACAATAGGCGATATGATGCGATAGGGAGAGGAGCGTATGTCCGAAGAGCGCGATTTCGTCCCCGTCGGCCTCGATCTCACCGATGATGACATCCATGCCATAGGTCCCGAGCCCTGGTGGCGCGAAGCATGGTACTTCGAGTTCTTCGATCCGGCCAGGCGCCTTCAGTTTCAGGTCTACCAAGGCGTCTTCCCGAATGCCGGTCGAGGTGATCTCACCCTCTATGTCTTCACGGACGGGCGCCCGGGCTATGAACTGATGAAGATGGACTACGCGATCCCGTCCGACGTTGGGCGGGAGCGCCTGTGCTTCGGCCCCTTGAAGCTGGAGATGCTCGAGCCGTTCGTGCGATGGCGCTTGCAGTATGATAGCCCGCGCTTGCAGTTCGACCTCACGTTCCGGGCGATTCACCGCGCCTTCAGTTGGGCAGAGGCCAAGCTCTGGATGGAAGAAGCTCCTGTGGGGGAACAGAGTCGCCATTTCGATCAGGTCGGATGGTACGAAGGGTGGATGAATCTCGATGGGGAAGAGATCGACATCGCCGCGCTCGGAATGCGCGATCGGATGTGGGGATGGGGAGCACGCGCGCTCTGGCGAGGGTATCTTGTGCTGTGGGTCCCGTTCTCTCCCTCGCTCGTCGTCAACGTGGCCGCCATGAACTTCGCCGACGGTCGGCGCCAACTCTGTGGCTACATCCATCAAGATAGGGAACGCGCGCTCTTGCGCTCGGCCCGTCTGGCCATCACCTGGAGCGAGCGGCGCTGGAAATCCATCGAACGAGTAGAGGTACGCGTCACCGATGCGCGTGGGCGCTCGCTCGCGCTCTCGGCGCGACCGCTTGGCATCATTGATACGTCGCATCACTGGCCCCACCGGTTCGATCATTTGCTCTTCTCCATCGGAGAGTATGACGTCCAAGGGACGAAGGGATATGGGTGCCTGACCTGGAGCTTCGTCACCG from Blastocatellia bacterium encodes the following:
- a CDS encoding OB-fold domain-containing protein, producing MIGITGHAIYLPRHRIEREKIAAAHGMPPVLKGERTAIGIDEDALTLALEAVQGLGLSACGGIYFASTTAPYLERMNAAILAAACDLPEEIAVADFAHSLRAGTVALLAAVDRVAAGGTAPLVVVAADARDAPPESPEEQWFGDGAAAVTVGRQDVVAEVKAWASVSDDFLDFVRRDKDERITSFASRFTVEGYTRIVGRAIARVLDDSGLRPSEIARVILPPADPKTMGRTATELGFSAEQLQETFLEQVGMIGCATPLLLLSAALEQARPGDRILLVGYGSGADAVLLEVTPRIKDYVVRDPIAAQLRRGLRFPSYERFRKAREYFRHHEDGPVLSNIFYEKEETRTIRLRGTECGECGLRQFPPTFICQGCRSTTGLREVPLGRRGEVFTYTVDWLAASPMPPTVLAVVDVEGGGRLYLQMTDVEPSEVRIGMPVRLTLRRLGVGGGLYHYYWKCRPEGGSDG
- a CDS encoding acetyl-CoA acetyltransferase is translated as MAESLKDKVAIIGIGCTKFGELHDKSLSELMAEAAFAAYEDAGIEPERVEAAWLGTFSPGFGGGKASVTLADALRLYGKPITRVENYCATGTDAFRNACLAVAAGVYEVVLVVGAEKLRDRPVRGLQREGTHPYLEAGSTPPGLFALAANRYFHRFGGDRRTLAKVAVKNHHNGSLNPKAHFRMEVTEEQVLAAPIIAYPFGLYDCCPTTDGAAAVIICRADLARRFREDPVYVKGIGLAVETGWPFFDPTFEYVGFPATVAAAAEAYRMAGIRNPAQEISVAEVHDCFTWTEISNYEDLGFCKKGEGRYFIEEGRSALTGDLPVNPSGGLKSFGHPIGASGVRMLTEIVLQLRGQAGARQVKNAELGLVHNLGGPGSVACVVVLGR
- a CDS encoding electron transfer flavoprotein subunit beta/FixA family protein; its protein translation is MRVVVCVTQILDPEIPPSEFRLDSGRKTAAEGIGQLVISIFDENALEVALQLRERMADREPVEIIALTVGPPSTADVLRKALSLRADRAILISSEDGPSLDGFVVARLLAAAVEKLLPVDLVLCGRETGDWHGGLVGSFLAEALGWTCVNFVSRVEVAEDGFLMRRQTDEGWEIVRAMRPAVATITNDEANVPRLPKVRDTMMAARASIPVWTVSELVGGTVELWGASERLQLRELVIPSTSKACEWIEGETVGEKAAHLVRALRERRIL
- a CDS encoding electron transfer flavoprotein subunit alpha/FixB family protein encodes the protein MRVILVVLPTLEVGRSEREAIGAARLLATAFDAEVNVALIGPAAESIAERREDVSPTSGASASTCAFLVLHPMLREYAPELYVSATEQLLTTVRPDVILFPGRTIALEIAPRLAYRLGAAIATDVIGLRAEDGAVVITKPVYGGKAHAVLVAPQPPVVICVRPRAFDPFEGDFIGERLEPIEVTLDPSSARTRIVERIREESATAVPLEEARIVVGGGRGIGGPEGFRQLEELARLLGGAIGASRAACDAGWVPASWQIGQTGKKIAPDLYVAVGISGASQHVVGISGAKCIVAINTDPRAPIFKVADLGIVEAYENIVPALIEEVKRLGAAERT
- a CDS encoding enoyl-CoA hydratase-related protein, coding for MGGQTVQLTVSEAVARVTLHRPEVLNAIDAALAAELRNVFRTLQAREDVRAVILTGAGRAFSAGADLKYLERRLEEGASADHLLDELLGPLNDVIRIIRGMPKIVIAAIHGVASGGGCNLALACDYRLAAAGTRFNQAFVRLGIAPDCGGTFIVPRLIGWGRAFEWMVSGELIEAEEAARWGLIHRVVPEEVLLDEARAFAARIAQGPMQALVTIKHLLMASLTASLDEQLERERQLVGRLAATDDFREGVRAFIEKRSPRFRGG